A stretch of the Nitratifractor salsuginis DSM 16511 genome encodes the following:
- the nosZ gene encoding Sec-dependent nitrous-oxide reductase, with amino-acid sequence MNSMVKRLSLAAIGALVGVSMVSADNSELEKVMKERGLTQQDLLAAAKTYTPSGGRDKYIVFSSGGQSGQMLVYGVPSMRILKYIGVFTPEPWQGWGYDDDTKKILAEGKIRGKQITWGDTHHPALSETNGRYDGKWLVINDKANPRIAVIDLNDFVTKQIVVNPLFKSDHGGAFFTPNSEYILEACQYAAPLDNNWHPMSEYKETYRGGVTVWKFDPKIGRILPDKSFTIEFPPYMQDLSDAGKEASYGWGFTNSFNSEMYTGGIEKGLPPFEAGCSRNDTDFLHVYNWKKLAELAKDPKNVKVINGMRVVPIDVAVKNNALFLIPEPKSPHGVDVSPDGKYIVVCGKLDTHATVYSWDKIQKAIKNKDFVGKDPYGIPIIDMKKAMHCQAELGLGPLHNQFGKHWKKQGEIYTSLYVDSQVVKWNYLTCKVEDRQNVNYNIGHLCGMEGKTEDPQGDYIIALNKLAIDRFNEIGPLHPQNHQLIDIRGKKMQLLYDMPIPLGEPHQAVAIRASKLKPEVRYKMGTNPFTGKPHRGKTLAGQEHIERKGNHVYVYGTMVRSHINPEHVNVNLGDTVTFYLTNLERAEDETHGFTVDQYNVHASLEPGKTVALTFKADREGVFPYYCTEFCSALHLEMMGYLLVKDPNKHYVSAKKLKMAKMSKEQLEKEYEKIVATNKATDKVIQSVVKFLKENHYEKYPVVKQLVEDALDQYSKIPEQQKKAEEAYKKGDLEKAILFQNMVWQYMVKTADVGIRARDLLVKKLATPMSEAARRGHEAYLEGGCNGCHVIGKVSSGPDLVGVLQRHKNGEKWVKEWILHPEKMYNNPYIKSMTNYFNLRMPNQGMTEKQVDDIIEYLKWIDKNANLF; translated from the coding sequence ATGAATTCGATGGTCAAACGCTTGTCGCTGGCGGCCATCGGGGCCCTGGTCGGGGTGTCGATGGTCTCTGCGGATAACAGTGAACTTGAAAAGGTAATGAAGGAGCGCGGCTTGACCCAGCAGGATCTGCTGGCAGCCGCCAAGACTTATACCCCCAGCGGCGGGCGGGACAAGTACATTGTCTTCAGCTCGGGCGGTCAATCGGGGCAGATGTTGGTCTATGGGGTTCCTTCGATGCGGATCCTCAAATACATCGGTGTCTTTACTCCCGAGCCTTGGCAGGGTTGGGGTTATGACGACGACACCAAAAAGATTCTGGCCGAGGGCAAGATCCGCGGCAAGCAGATCACCTGGGGGGATACCCACCACCCGGCGCTTTCCGAGACCAACGGACGTTATGACGGGAAATGGCTCGTCATCAACGACAAAGCCAACCCGCGTATTGCCGTCATCGATCTGAACGACTTCGTTACCAAGCAGATCGTTGTCAACCCGCTCTTCAAATCGGATCACGGTGGAGCTTTCTTCACTCCGAACAGTGAATATATCCTCGAAGCGTGTCAGTATGCAGCCCCGCTGGATAACAATTGGCACCCGATGAGTGAATACAAAGAGACTTATCGGGGCGGGGTAACCGTTTGGAAATTCGATCCCAAGATCGGACGGATTCTGCCGGACAAATCCTTTACGATCGAATTCCCTCCCTATATGCAGGATTTGAGCGACGCGGGTAAAGAGGCCAGCTACGGCTGGGGCTTTACCAACAGCTTCAACTCCGAAATGTACACCGGTGGTATCGAAAAGGGTCTGCCTCCTTTCGAAGCCGGGTGTAGCCGGAACGATACCGACTTCCTCCATGTCTACAATTGGAAGAAACTCGCCGAACTGGCCAAAGATCCCAAGAATGTCAAAGTCATCAACGGGATGAGAGTCGTTCCCATCGATGTCGCCGTCAAGAACAACGCTCTGTTCTTGATTCCCGAACCCAAATCGCCTCACGGAGTCGATGTCTCTCCCGACGGTAAATACATTGTCGTCTGCGGAAAGCTCGATACCCATGCGACGGTTTACAGCTGGGACAAGATTCAAAAGGCGATCAAAAACAAAGATTTTGTAGGAAAAGATCCCTACGGCATTCCCATCATCGATATGAAAAAGGCGATGCACTGCCAGGCTGAGCTGGGCCTCGGGCCCCTGCACAACCAATTCGGTAAGCATTGGAAAAAGCAAGGCGAGATCTATACATCACTTTACGTCGACAGCCAGGTCGTCAAGTGGAACTACCTGACCTGTAAAGTGGAAGATCGCCAGAATGTCAACTACAACATCGGCCACCTCTGCGGTATGGAAGGCAAGACCGAGGATCCCCAGGGTGATTACATCATCGCGTTGAACAAACTGGCCATCGACCGCTTCAACGAGATCGGGCCTCTGCACCCGCAGAACCACCAGCTCATCGATATCCGCGGCAAGAAAATGCAGCTGCTCTACGATATGCCGATTCCTCTGGGCGAGCCTCACCAGGCGGTAGCGATCCGTGCCAGCAAGCTCAAGCCTGAGGTTCGCTACAAAATGGGAACCAACCCCTTCACCGGCAAGCCCCATCGCGGCAAGACCCTGGCAGGTCAGGAACATATCGAGCGCAAAGGCAACCATGTCTATGTCTATGGAACGATGGTCCGTTCGCACATCAATCCTGAGCACGTGAATGTGAATCTGGGTGATACTGTCACTTTCTATCTGACCAACCTGGAGCGGGCAGAGGACGAGACCCACGGATTCACTGTGGATCAATACAATGTCCATGCTTCTCTGGAGCCGGGCAAAACAGTCGCTCTGACCTTCAAGGCCGATCGTGAGGGTGTTTTCCCCTACTACTGTACGGAATTCTGTTCGGCACTGCACCTGGAGATGATGGGTTACCTCTTGGTCAAAGATCCCAACAAACACTATGTCTCCGCCAAGAAGCTCAAAATGGCCAAAATGTCCAAAGAGCAGCTTGAGAAAGAGTACGAGAAGATCGTCGCGACCAACAAAGCGACCGACAAGGTCATTCAGAGTGTCGTGAAGTTCCTCAAAGAGAATCACTACGAGAAATATCCCGTCGTGAAGCAACTGGTCGAAGATGCTCTGGATCAGTACAGCAAGATCCCCGAGCAGCAGAAGAAGGCTGAAGAAGCTTACAAGAAGGGTGATCTCGAAAAAGCGATCCTCTTCCAAAACATGGTTTGGCAGTATATGGTCAAAACCGCAGACGTCGGTATCCGTGCGCGTGACCTGTTGGTCAAGAAACTGGCTACCCCGATGAGTGAAGCGGCACGCCGTGGCCACGAAGCTTATCTCGAAGGCGGATGTAACGGCTGCCACGTCATCGGTAAAGTCTCCTCAGGTCCCGACCTGGTCGGCGTCCTGCAGAGACACAAGAATGGTGAAAAGTGGGTCAAAGAGTGGATTCTCCATCCCGAGAAGATGTATAACAACCCCTACATCAAGTCGATGACCAACTACTTCAACCTCCGTATGCCCAACCAGGGTATGACCGAGAAGCAGGTCGACGATATTATCGAATACCTCAAGTGGATCGATAAGAACGCCAACCTCTTCTAA
- a CDS encoding ABC transporter ATP-binding protein, which yields MSPLIEIRNARKKFMGTPVLDGITLSIEAGERIAMLGPNGAGKTTLVRSMLGFYHLDEGEIRVMGKDPIRDRVEVLRHIGFIPQLPPPVKLSLDELLMYIERSTGTPKGAVIAQAERMALDVKQHASKPFFKLSGGMKQKLLIAIALARRSRLFVFDEPTASLDPKARELFYRLLSDLDYDYSAIYITHRLEELEGLINRKIYMELGKVVEDEPIAT from the coding sequence GTGAGTCCTCTCATCGAGATCCGCAACGCCCGCAAAAAGTTTATGGGCACCCCGGTGCTCGACGGCATTACCCTCTCCATCGAGGCGGGAGAACGGATTGCTATGCTCGGACCCAACGGGGCGGGTAAAACGACCCTGGTGCGTTCGATGTTGGGCTTCTACCATCTCGATGAGGGGGAGATCCGTGTGATGGGCAAAGATCCGATCCGTGATCGGGTAGAGGTGCTACGGCATATCGGTTTTATCCCCCAGCTCCCTCCGCCGGTGAAGTTGAGTCTGGATGAGCTGTTGATGTATATCGAACGCAGCACCGGCACGCCCAAAGGTGCGGTGATCGCCCAGGCGGAGCGGATGGCGCTGGATGTGAAGCAGCATGCCTCCAAACCCTTTTTCAAACTCTCCGGAGGGATGAAGCAGAAATTGCTCATCGCCATCGCCCTGGCCAGACGGAGTCGGCTCTTTGTCTTCGATGAACCGACCGCCAGCCTCGATCCCAAGGCACGGGAACTCTTCTATCGGCTCCTCTCGGATCTCGATTATGACTATTCGGCGATTTACATCACGCACCGGCTCGAAGAGCTCGAAGGATTGATCAACCGCAAAATCTATATGGAACTGGGAAAGGTGGTCGAGGATGAACCGATCGCGACGTGA
- a CDS encoding c-type cytochrome, whose product MRKMSLWALSLLLALGTVGCGKKESQSQGEGASGNAAPQIKVTQGAVKIQKESKKSEANSGQFYYSYNTEKNSSDENPPKTRTTLDAYLHIHSPYERIQINLMIKKLSKDFIVRCSPCHDDYANGVIGPSLLGKSGDYIYQHLIDFKTGKKKNVLMKELVSQIDDAKLKAIADEIAAFNKQIQKLREGRK is encoded by the coding sequence ATGCGTAAAATGAGCTTATGGGCGCTCAGCCTTTTGCTTGCTTTGGGAACGGTCGGTTGCGGTAAGAAAGAATCCCAAAGCCAGGGGGAAGGGGCCTCAGGCAATGCTGCGCCGCAGATCAAAGTGACGCAGGGGGCTGTGAAGATTCAAAAGGAGTCCAAAAAGTCCGAAGCCAACAGCGGGCAGTTCTACTACTCCTACAACACCGAGAAGAACAGCAGCGACGAAAATCCGCCCAAGACCCGCACGACGCTCGATGCCTATCTGCATATCCATTCGCCCTACGAGCGGATTCAGATCAACCTTATGATCAAAAAGCTGAGCAAGGATTTCATTGTCCGCTGTTCTCCCTGTCACGACGACTATGCCAACGGAGTGATCGGACCTTCGCTTCTGGGCAAGAGTGGAGATTATATCTATCAGCATCTGATCGACTTCAAGACGGGTAAAAAGAAAAACGTTTTGATGAAAGAGCTGGTTTCTCAGATCGACGATGCAAAACTCAAGGCGATCGCCGATGAAATCGCGGCGTTTAACAAACAAATCCAAAAACTTCGGGAGGGGAGAAAATGA
- a CDS encoding 4Fe-4S dicluster domain-containing protein, with protein MSAAANKKRRQFIQQMTGLGVLGLAAAGGIFGASYLKAEPLRLRPPGAVPEEEFIGLCIKCGQCLQVCPYDAIRLEDIDGKVGVGMAYIEPRDRGCYLCDAFPCILACPSGALDHEHDSIEFVHMGIAVVKNPGACLAKTGTPVPDEAIDRIYDHTTVLSAAERSSHHVEISDSDPEKAKLQKQLLLKLEKYRKENPCTICADLCPYPEPLKAIGMVKAKGGGLLPEIREACVGCGACVELCPTDVIEIIPRKTYADIYGEKGEHHA; from the coding sequence ATGAGTGCGGCAGCGAACAAAAAACGGCGTCAATTCATCCAGCAGATGACGGGTCTGGGCGTTTTGGGCCTGGCGGCGGCAGGAGGGATTTTCGGTGCCTCCTATCTCAAAGCGGAGCCCCTGCGCCTGCGCCCGCCCGGTGCGGTACCCGAAGAGGAATTTATCGGGCTCTGTATCAAGTGCGGGCAGTGCCTCCAGGTCTGTCCCTACGATGCCATCAGACTCGAAGACATCGACGGAAAAGTCGGGGTGGGGATGGCCTACATCGAACCGAGGGATCGGGGTTGCTATCTCTGCGATGCTTTTCCCTGCATTCTGGCTTGTCCCAGCGGCGCGCTGGATCACGAGCACGACAGTATCGAATTTGTCCATATGGGGATCGCCGTGGTCAAAAATCCCGGTGCCTGTCTGGCCAAGACCGGGACGCCGGTTCCCGATGAGGCCATCGACCGGATCTATGACCATACGACGGTCTTGAGCGCGGCGGAGCGCAGCAGCCATCATGTCGAGATCAGTGACTCCGATCCCGAAAAGGCTAAGCTGCAAAAGCAACTGCTCCTCAAGCTGGAAAAATACCGCAAGGAGAACCCCTGCACCATCTGTGCCGATCTCTGCCCCTATCCGGAGCCGCTCAAGGCGATCGGCATGGTCAAAGCCAAGGGAGGCGGCCTGCTGCCCGAGATCCGGGAAGCCTGTGTGGGATGCGGTGCCTGTGTGGAGCTTTGTCCCACCGATGTGATCGAGATTATCCCGAGAAAGACCTACGCCGATATCTACGGTGAAAAAGGGGAGCATCATGCGTAA
- a CDS encoding sensor histidine kinase, giving the protein MKRELWGALAIFGIILAAFFGIHFLFLVQEGFSAANYLTALAILLPAALIVGYIFLTQLLEPKKRQEAELEHLVREVLHEINLPLSTIEANLAMILRNTRDERTLRRLSRIEGASKRLTRLYRELSYNIKRQIAPVEKERFDLAGLVEERVAQFGEMKRNPIVTRLEPLILEADRIGMEQILDNLLENALKYSEKAEPIDVTLSQGELTIRDRGIGMDENELLRIFERYYQSDRNVRGEGIGLALVKRYCDEEGIGLKIRSRPGEGTDVILDFRGKGSGNTRHIQR; this is encoded by the coding sequence GTGAAGCGGGAGCTGTGGGGGGCGCTGGCGATCTTTGGGATCATCCTGGCAGCCTTTTTCGGGATTCATTTTCTCTTTCTCGTCCAGGAGGGCTTCAGTGCCGCCAATTACCTCACGGCGCTGGCGATTCTTCTGCCTGCTGCCCTGATCGTCGGGTACATCTTCCTCACCCAGCTCCTCGAGCCCAAAAAACGCCAGGAGGCGGAGCTGGAGCATCTGGTCCGTGAAGTGCTCCACGAGATCAATCTGCCCCTTTCGACCATCGAAGCCAATCTGGCGATGATTCTCCGAAATACCCGGGATGAGCGGACCCTGCGGCGTCTGAGCAGAATCGAGGGGGCTTCGAAGCGCCTGACCCGTCTCTACCGCGAACTTTCCTACAACATCAAACGCCAGATCGCTCCAGTGGAGAAAGAGCGCTTCGACCTGGCCGGTCTGGTCGAAGAGCGGGTGGCCCAATTCGGAGAGATGAAACGCAATCCGATCGTGACCCGTCTCGAACCGCTGATCCTCGAAGCCGACAGGATCGGGATGGAGCAGATATTGGACAACCTCCTGGAAAATGCTCTCAAGTATTCTGAGAAAGCCGAGCCGATCGATGTGACGCTCTCGCAGGGGGAATTGACGATCCGGGACCGGGGGATCGGGATGGATGAGAATGAGCTTTTGCGGATTTTCGAGCGCTACTATCAGAGTGATCGGAATGTCCGGGGCGAGGGGATCGGCCTGGCGCTGGTCAAGCGTTACTGCGATGAGGAGGGGATCGGGTTGAAGATCCGATCGAGGCCGGGCGAAGGGACGGATGTGATCCTCGATTTTCGGGGCAAAGGCTCAGGTAATACTCGGCACATACAGAGGTAA
- a CDS encoding nitrous oxide reductase family maturation protein NosD, which yields MWKVAVMIFTVTGLLSGNVLQAAIDKAQPGSKLELPAGEYHGNLRIDKPLILVGPEDQSARIIGDGNGTVITVRSDYVTLKNLTILHSGQEHERVDAAVSAKKLKHLTVDHCRIDDCLFGIDLEQVNESQITRNWIRSKPFSLGLRGDAVRLWYSNDNNVSANHITHSRDMVVWYSHGNTIAHNFGEYSRYSLHFMYAGRNDVRFNTYEHNSVGIFFMYSQDSVAVGNVIKSSIGTTGLGIGLKDCSNFTLRDNTMIYCARGLYIDRSPFQPDQNNSIEYNRIVYNSIGINFHSLSINNYIHHNIFKGNIENVYDDDQVTLHSVKNHWDENYWDDYEGFDKNGDGIGDTPYRLYYYADRMWMSNPNIKFFYASPVISILNFLAKLAPLSEPVMLLEDPHPVMEEQTLEKEGKR from the coding sequence ATGTGGAAGGTCGCGGTTATGATCTTTACCGTTACGGGTCTGCTCTCGGGCAATGTGCTTCAGGCGGCGATCGACAAAGCGCAGCCCGGTTCCAAACTGGAACTGCCCGCGGGAGAGTATCACGGCAATCTCCGCATCGATAAACCGTTGATCCTCGTGGGTCCCGAGGATCAGAGCGCTCGGATCATCGGGGACGGCAACGGCACGGTGATCACCGTTCGCAGTGACTATGTGACCCTGAAGAATCTGACGATCCTCCACAGCGGTCAGGAGCACGAGCGGGTGGATGCGGCGGTCTCGGCCAAAAAGCTCAAGCATTTGACGGTGGACCACTGTCGGATCGACGATTGCCTTTTCGGAATCGATCTCGAGCAGGTAAATGAGTCACAGATCACCCGCAACTGGATCCGCTCCAAACCCTTTAGTCTGGGATTGCGGGGTGATGCGGTGCGGCTCTGGTACAGCAACGACAACAATGTCAGTGCCAACCACATTACCCATTCGCGGGATATGGTGGTCTGGTACAGTCACGGCAATACCATCGCCCACAATTTCGGGGAGTACAGCCGATATTCGCTCCATTTCATGTATGCGGGGCGTAATGATGTGCGCTTCAATACTTACGAGCACAATTCGGTGGGGATCTTCTTCATGTATTCCCAGGACAGTGTGGCGGTGGGAAATGTGATCAAAAGCTCCATCGGTACCACGGGGCTGGGGATCGGGCTCAAGGATTGCAGCAATTTCACCCTGAGGGACAATACGATGATCTATTGTGCCCGCGGGCTCTATATCGATCGCTCGCCCTTTCAGCCCGATCAGAACAACAGTATCGAATACAATAGGATCGTTTATAACTCAATCGGGATCAATTTTCACTCCCTGAGTATCAACAATTACATTCACCACAATATTTTCAAGGGGAACATCGAAAATGTCTACGACGACGATCAGGTGACCCTGCATTCGGTGAAGAACCATTGGGATGAGAATTACTGGGATGATTACGAAGGATTCGACAAAAACGGTGACGGGATCGGTGATACCCCCTATCGGCTCTATTATTATGCCGATCGGATGTGGATGAGCAACCCCAACATCAAATTCTTCTACGCGTCGCCGGTGATTTCCATTCTCAACTTTCTGGCGAAACTGGCCCCGCTATCGGAGCCGGTCATGCTCTTGGAGGATCCCCATCCGGTGATGGAGGAACAAACATTGGAAAAGGAAGGAAAACGATGA
- a CDS encoding sensor histidine kinase, whose product MKKYELESLIKSFVLFFLLMSALYFLVATLNYRDRQRHLEDRILNEMRLYSFHPVGDRFDVDFETKEEHKDLMHLYKGESGVFAYFEIPGSQKYLLKLSLPLSNYQAMLDQIRRESFAGWELYLLVIAAISFLLALYTLYPLKRALELNEEFVRDVLHDLNTPLSSLRINLNILQKRYGEDRTMKRMFGALGTIHAFQSNLRAFLSRQEGQMERCSLRELLQERLEFFRALYPGLSFELNLAKDLSLECNREAFLRIIENLLSNAGKYNRPNGKVIVSLEGKLLKISDTGKGMAHPERAFQRYYKEGERGLGLGLHIVKKLADEMGIPLRLQSEVDQGTEVVLDLSGIAHSSKGNEDSASEETEG is encoded by the coding sequence TTGAAAAAGTATGAGCTCGAATCCCTGATCAAGAGCTTCGTGCTCTTTTTTCTGCTGATGTCGGCGCTTTACTTTCTCGTAGCGACACTGAATTACCGGGACCGTCAACGCCACCTGGAAGATCGGATCCTCAATGAGATGCGTCTGTATAGTTTCCATCCGGTGGGCGACCGCTTCGATGTGGATTTCGAAACGAAGGAGGAGCACAAGGATCTGATGCACCTTTATAAAGGAGAGAGTGGGGTCTTCGCCTACTTCGAAATCCCGGGAAGTCAAAAATATCTGCTCAAGCTCTCTTTGCCTCTTTCGAATTATCAGGCGATGCTCGATCAGATCCGCCGGGAGAGTTTCGCGGGATGGGAACTCTATCTGCTGGTGATCGCCGCGATCTCTTTTCTGCTGGCACTCTATACGCTCTATCCCCTTAAGCGGGCCCTGGAGCTCAATGAAGAGTTCGTGCGGGATGTCCTCCATGATCTCAATACCCCGCTGAGTTCTCTTCGGATCAATCTCAATATTCTTCAGAAACGTTATGGCGAAGACCGGACGATGAAGCGGATGTTCGGCGCTTTGGGGACCATCCACGCCTTTCAGTCGAATCTCCGGGCCTTTTTGAGCCGTCAGGAGGGGCAGATGGAGCGCTGTTCTCTTCGGGAGCTTCTTCAGGAACGTTTGGAATTTTTTCGAGCCCTCTATCCGGGCCTTAGCTTCGAGCTCAATCTCGCGAAGGACTTGTCGCTTGAGTGTAATCGGGAAGCCTTTTTGCGGATCATCGAAAACCTCCTGAGCAATGCGGGGAAATACAACCGGCCCAACGGCAAGGTGATTGTCTCGCTGGAAGGGAAGCTTTTGAAAATCTCGGATACCGGCAAGGGGATGGCCCATCCGGAACGGGCTTTTCAGCGCTACTATAAAGAGGGAGAACGGGGGCTGGGTCTGGGGTTGCACATCGTCAAAAAACTGGCGGATGAGATGGGGATCCCCCTTCGCCTCCAGAGCGAAGTGGATCAGGGGACGGAAGTCGTCCTTGATCTTTCGGGCATTGCGCACTCATCCAAAGGAAATGAAGATTCGGCATCAGAGGAAACGGAGGGATGA
- a CDS encoding response regulator transcription factor encodes MKILLLEDDTLLGESLEEYLEIEGFEVERVTQGEEVFDRTFDNRYDLYILDINVPDVNGLEVLKELYEAEDTTPAIYISALTDIKTITQGFDLGAVDYLKKPFDPEELILRIRHHFRTEADEPGRMLEYGELRYEPESGKILRPDGEVLYLGEIQGRIFSTLLEREGQLVPTQELLDLLDRSNLNALRVTIAKLKKKIGIDITNVRGQGYLLEKV; translated from the coding sequence ATGAAAATTCTATTGCTTGAAGACGATACATTGTTGGGAGAGAGTCTGGAGGAGTACCTGGAGATCGAGGGGTTCGAGGTAGAGCGGGTGACACAGGGTGAAGAGGTTTTCGATCGGACCTTCGACAACCGTTATGACCTCTATATCCTCGATATCAATGTCCCGGATGTCAACGGCCTGGAGGTCCTCAAGGAGCTCTATGAAGCCGAGGATACGACTCCGGCGATCTATATCTCCGCTTTGACCGATATCAAAACCATCACGCAGGGGTTCGACCTGGGGGCGGTGGATTATTTGAAAAAACCGTTTGACCCGGAGGAACTCATCCTGCGCATACGCCATCACTTTCGCACGGAGGCGGATGAACCCGGAAGGATGCTGGAGTATGGGGAATTACGCTACGAGCCGGAGAGCGGGAAGATCCTGCGCCCCGATGGTGAAGTCCTCTATCTGGGTGAAATCCAGGGGCGGATATTCAGCACCCTGCTGGAGAGGGAAGGGCAGCTGGTGCCGACCCAGGAGCTGCTGGATCTGCTGGATCGCTCCAACCTCAATGCGTTGCGGGTGACGATCGCCAAACTCAAAAAAAAGATCGGCATCGATATCACCAATGTGCGCGGACAGGGGTATCTGCTTGAAAAAGTATGA
- a CDS encoding NapH/MauN family ferredoxin-type protein produces the protein MDRYNSSIRDILNASFFSTFYYRTREGKIRPTWRFWRWMSVILINIAFFLSYHIDIQLLEGTMSGSRLLGFHLIDLFTALETWAATHTIHTNMIIGSVTIAVFYLLVGGKSFCAWACPYGILSEIGEYWHQKLVRKKIIKERSWDPRIRFAFWAVFLVVTFIDGFLVFEVINPIGILSRFIVYGWSLAIVWVLVILLFEIFYSRRMWCKYICPVGTTYNLLGWVSATKVQWDMEKCDHCGACLDACFENHVLEFIKPKHDKERKEKGITKQIVVNGDCTLCARCFDVCHTDAYNYTFRLKDLV, from the coding sequence ATGGATCGATACAACAGTTCAATTCGCGACATCCTCAATGCGTCGTTCTTTTCGACGTTCTACTATCGGACACGGGAAGGAAAAATACGCCCTACGTGGCGTTTCTGGCGCTGGATGAGTGTCATTCTCATCAACATCGCCTTTTTCCTCTCCTACCATATCGACATTCAGCTGCTCGAAGGTACCATGAGCGGATCGCGTCTGCTGGGCTTTCACCTGATCGATCTCTTTACGGCGTTGGAGACCTGGGCGGCTACCCATACGATCCACACCAATATGATCATCGGTTCGGTGACCATTGCGGTCTTTTACCTGCTGGTCGGGGGTAAGAGCTTCTGTGCCTGGGCCTGCCCCTACGGGATCTTGAGCGAGATCGGAGAGTATTGGCATCAGAAGCTGGTCCGCAAAAAGATCATCAAAGAACGCAGTTGGGATCCGAGGATCCGTTTCGCTTTCTGGGCGGTTTTTCTTGTCGTCACGTTCATCGACGGCTTCTTGGTTTTCGAAGTGATCAATCCCATCGGAATCCTCAGCCGTTTCATCGTCTACGGCTGGAGTCTGGCGATCGTCTGGGTTTTGGTTATTTTGCTCTTCGAGATCTTCTACTCCCGGCGGATGTGGTGCAAATATATCTGCCCGGTGGGGACCACCTACAATCTGCTGGGCTGGGTGAGCGCCACGAAGGTCCAATGGGATATGGAGAAGTGCGATCACTGCGGCGCCTGTCTGGACGCTTGCTTTGAGAACCACGTGTTGGAATTCATCAAGCCCAAACACGACAAAGAGCGCAAAGAGAAGGGCATCACCAAGCAGATCGTCGTCAACGGGGACTGCACCCTCTGCGCCCGTTGTTTCGATGTCTGCCATACCGATGCCTACAATTACACATTCCGGCTGAAGGATCTGGTGTGA
- a CDS encoding c-type cytochrome: MIRHIIAAIATLLALWAMYYMYQLDVEANRFGEIQKLLERTKMEVKVEKKEPTQVVQAASAPSADKEAKKKEDELQKKLKALRERAGNAMAFKVSPLYKQKCSSCHGVNGEGIIGPRLIGKSSDYVLKALEDFKSGKRKNYVMYGLLSKMDESQLKALADEIGTFEAKLKAQGN; this comes from the coding sequence ATGATTCGACATATCATCGCGGCTATCGCAACACTGTTGGCTCTGTGGGCTATGTATTACATGTATCAACTGGATGTAGAAGCCAATCGCTTCGGGGAGATCCAAAAGCTGCTTGAGCGGACCAAGATGGAAGTCAAGGTTGAGAAAAAAGAGCCGACACAGGTAGTGCAGGCAGCTTCGGCCCCCAGTGCCGATAAGGAAGCGAAGAAAAAAGAGGATGAGCTTCAGAAGAAACTCAAAGCCCTGCGTGAGCGGGCCGGAAACGCTATGGCATTCAAGGTCAGCCCTCTGTATAAGCAGAAGTGCTCCTCCTGCCACGGAGTCAACGGCGAAGGGATCATCGGTCCCAGACTCATCGGCAAATCCAGCGACTATGTTCTCAAGGCGCTTGAGGATTTCAAGAGCGGCAAGCGAAAGAACTACGTGATGTACGGCCTGCTTTCGAAAATGGATGAAAGCCAGCTCAAAGCTTTGGCCGACGAGATCGGAACCTTTGAAGCGAAGCTCAAAGCCCAGGGCAACTGA
- a CDS encoding nitrous oxide reductase accessory protein NosL: protein MNRSRRDFLLVTLGVALPLFSGCKERQKDGAEPVHWDRDMCERCKMVLSERKYAAEITNPNTGKTYKFDDIGCAVLWMDEEHIPWKDRAKIWVTDAKTGQWLDARKALYTDDSITPMAYGIAAFSEKTFPKGHKVLHFKEAAEVIRKIEAKNNELRGVKP from the coding sequence ATGAACCGATCGCGACGTGATTTTCTCTTGGTGACACTGGGAGTGGCCCTTCCTCTGTTTTCCGGATGCAAAGAGCGTCAAAAGGATGGAGCGGAGCCGGTGCACTGGGACCGGGATATGTGCGAGCGATGCAAAATGGTGCTCAGCGAGCGGAAATATGCCGCGGAAATCACCAATCCCAACACAGGCAAAACGTATAAATTCGACGATATCGGCTGTGCCGTACTCTGGATGGACGAAGAGCATATCCCCTGGAAGGACCGGGCGAAGATCTGGGTGACCGACGCCAAAACCGGCCAATGGCTCGATGCGCGAAAAGCGCTCTATACTGACGATTCGATCACACCGATGGCGTATGGGATCGCTGCATTCAGCGAAAAAACCTTTCCCAAAGGCCACAAAGTTCTCCACTTCAAGGAAGCGGCAGAGGTCATTCGAAAAAT